A single genomic interval of Aedes aegypti strain LVP_AGWG chromosome 1, AaegL5.0 Primary Assembly, whole genome shotgun sequence harbors:
- the LOC5575870 gene encoding run domain Beclin-1-interacting and cysteine-rich domain-containing protein, whose amino-acid sequence MEFTVKPSPSDTTSNECKEILAELITATNELRSHIRFQGATPQDADDGSSVLGTYDPNRLEPLYRCIKRIFTHKIMTFSEKNEPDVWEVIKGLQFSNPAISLHVTRARPAATVVSEDKGLLWIFQCVQQRCLSKNLNWLVNDKEHMGQCYESTAFLRDERYADAMMISFNALERGQPTLLSRIDPDLYAQEDNTLIGGIKRSESHPNFLLKDANKAKQEKSGLKRRQTIHHSNSRSNLRKEKISKVSRSLPNIALKDHYHSTRKRPPDCPDGNKENEVAEVIVPKFCYSGNESVPKPSLNVLNCDNIKIYTDSSSSSYQPEGACPAKAPNKSMESSSSKTDLFSLAMLTGSPRILLNEFIPQYGEKISKTNDNKSVGSLLSEIPSRPLPGQSLTSYLKTVSISRTNTELDRENAHFSLSEALIATFEQLKWNEGQAATRRSGLRKFPSNSNFWTSCPGSPQFFVGGHKSSEDSANNISPSTASRGSDSTAISSLSSGSSSVESGELHSKYLRQISPSYANHSSGDEDLEAVEASECGDVKTYSAEGVALSLLSKFNEKQLPTACEMLWLVSEQDAPQQLLPIPPDGYIANPDDQNGVNTIIRGTREWAPPRPQIIFTYCSQWSDRRAQMLKQNNRCAGCGMKVAQAYSSRFRYCHYLGKYNCSGCHKNQMAAIPAKVIERWDFTFYPVCTFAYRLLNDINAIPLYRINHLNPKLYEKVRVLQVARNIRKNLKYIKDFIMNCRFAIEMKGQMQNVAEHITSDLDSWSMADFISVRSGSFQKEKTDLIKRCEKHIYECELCIAHGFFCENCDRKEIIFPWQKRVVKCSKCGACYHDTCWLSDCVKCDRLQRRIVTRK is encoded by the exons ATGGAGTTTACCGTAAAACCCTCACCAAGCGACACAACTTCGAACGAATGCAAGGAGATTTTGGCCGAGCTAATTACAGCGACCAATGAGTTGCGAAGTCACATCCGCTTCCAAGGAGCGACGCCCCAAGATGCTGACGATGGAAGTTCCGTGCTGGGGACCTACGATCCGAACAGATTGGAGCCCCTCTATCGGTGTATCAAACGAATATTCACACACAAAATTATGACCTTCTCCGAAAAG AACGAGCCAGATGTTTGGGAAGTGATTAAAGGTCTCCAGTTCTCGAATCCTGCTATTTCGCTGCACGTTACACGAGCAAGACCAGCTGCGACAGTCGTAAGCGAAGACAAAGGTCTGCTGTGGATATTTCAGTGCGTTCAACAGCGCTGTCTGTCGAAGAATCTAAACTGGCTCGTCAAtgataaggaacatatgggTCAATGCTATGAGTCAACGGCGTTTCTCCGCGACGAACGTTATGCAGATGCGATGATGATTAGCTTTAATGCGCTGGAAAGAGGGCAGCCCACGCTTCTGTCCCGGATCGATCCTGATTTGTATGCACAAGAAGACAACACCCTGATCGGAGGAATCAAACGGTCCGAATCTCATCCGAACTTCCTGCTGAAAGACGCCAACAAAGCGAAACAGGAGAAAAGTGGCCTTAAACGACGACAGACGATACATCACTCCAACTCCCGGAGTAACCTTCGCAAGGAAAAGATATCCAAAGTGTCGAGAAGTCTGCCGAACATTGCCCTCAAAGATCACTATCATTCCACTAGGAAACGGCCACCCGACTGCCCCGATGGCAATAAGGAGAATGAAGTCGCTGAAGTCATCGTGCCAAAGTTCTGTTATAGTGGTAATGAAAG TGTGCCAAAACCATCCTTGAACGTGTTGAATTGtgataatataaaaatctatacCGATTCATCTAGCAGTAGCTATCAACCGGAGGGGGCTTGTCCGGCGAAAGCTCCAAACAAGAGTATGGAAAGTAGCAGTTCCAAAACCGACTTGTTCAGCTTGGCCATGCTGACGGGCAGCCCAAGAATACTTCTGAATGAATTTATTCCACAATATGGAGAGAAGATAAGTAAAACCAACGACAATAAGAGCGTTGGAAGCTTGTTGAGCGAGATCCCATCCCGTCCCCTTCCTGGTCAAAGTTTGACCTCTTACCTGAAAACAGTTTCCATTTCTCGCACCAACACCGAACTCGATCGGGAGAATGCCCATTTCAGTCTCTCCGAAGCACTTATCGCAACGTTCGAACAATTGAAGTGGAATGAAGGGCAAGCGGCGACGAGGCGAAGTGGATTACGGAAATTTCCGTCCAATTCAAATTTTTGGACATCGTGTCCTGGGTCGCCACAATTTTTTGTTGGTGGCCACAAAAGCAGCGAAGATTCAGCAAACAATATAAGTCCTTCGACCGCTTCCAGGGGAAGTGACTCAACAGCCATCTCGTCACTATCGAGTGGAAGCAGCAGTGTGGAGTCGGGAGAGTTGCATTCGAAATATCTGCGACAAATTTCGCCGAGTTATGCTAACCATTCCTCCGGCGATGAGGATCTGGAAGCAGTGGAAGCCAGCGAATGCGGTGACGTAAAAACGTATTCTGCCGAAGGAGTTGCCCTCAGCTTACTGTCCAAGTTCAACGAGAAACAACTGCCCACGGCGTGCGAAATGCTGTGGTTGGTATCTGAGCAGGATGCGCCTCAACAGTTGCTTCCAATCCCACCGGATGGATACATTGCCAATCCGGACGATCAGAACGGGGTGAACACCATCATCCGAGGAACGCGAGAGTGGGCTCCTCCGAGACCTCAGATAATCTTCACCTACTGCAGTCAGTGGTCAGA TCGCCGGGCACAAATGCTAAAACAAAATAACCGATGCGCAGGTTGTGGAATGAAAGTCGCTCAGGCATATTCCAGTCGGTTCCGGTATTGCCATTACCTAGGCAAGTACAATTGCTCCGGATGCCACAAGAATCAGATGGCTGCAATTCCAGCCAAAGTAATCGAACG GTGGGACTTTACGTTCTATCCAGTGTGCACCTTCGCCTATCGGTTGCTCAACGATATAAATGCAATTCCTCTCTATCGAATAAATCATCTGAATCCGAAACTCTACGAAAAAGTACGTGTTCTGCAAGTAGCTCGAAATATTAGGAAGAATCTAAAGTATATTAAGGATTTCATCATGAATTGCCGCTTTGCCATAGA GATGAAGGGACAAATGCAAAACGTTGCGGAGCACATAACGTCTGACTTGGACAGTTGGTCTATGGCGGATTTCATTTCCGTTAGAAGTGGATCCTTCCAGAAGGAAAAGACCGATCTGATCAAGCGCTGTGAGAAACACATCTATGAGTGTGAA CTCTGCATTGCGCATGGGTTCTTCTGTGAAAACTGTGATCGCAAGGAGATTATTTTTCCTTGGCAAAAACGAGTAGTAAAATGTAGCAAATGCGGCGCATGCTATCACGACACATGCTGGCTATCCGACTGCGTAAAGTGCGATAGACTGCAGCGCCGAATTGTGACCAGAAAGTGA
- the LOC5575871 gene encoding allatostatins MIP, whose protein sequence is MINQHLILWTNFGKLLLLLVLCSLVSNIQTESASLEQHQMEHADESTHSHSPQKRTWKNLQGGWGKRTPTSEQPDPNADYYGYTGRNDDTADYGNAENELDKLNKYLIKGLINQRLAQLDTQYDGSDEEYPVEKRAWNKINGGWGKRVNAGPAQWNKFRGSWGKREPGWNNLKGLWGKRSEKWNKLSSSWGKRDSGNSNSY, encoded by the exons ATGATCAACCAGCACCTAATTCTATGGACGAATTTTGGAAAGTTACTACTGTTGCTCGTTCTGTGCTCTCTAGTTAGCAACATCCAGACTGAAAGTGCTTCCTTGGAGCAGCATCAGATGGAGCACGCCGACGAGTCAACGCATTCGCACAGCCCTCAGAAACGAACGTGGAAGAACCTGCAGGGCGGATGGGGAAAGCGAACACCAACTAGCGAGCAACCGGACCCTAACGCCGACTATTACGGATACACAGGAAGAAACGATGATACGGCAGATTATGGCAACGCCGAGAATGAGCTGGATAAACTGAATAAGTATCTGATAAAGGGGCTGATCAACCAACGACTGGCACAGTTGGACACTCAGTATGATGGGTCCGATGAAGAATATCCGGTGGAAAAACGAGCCTGGAACAAGATCAACGGCGGATGGGGAAAGCGAGTAAATGCTGGACCGGCGCAGTGGAACAAATTCAGAG gtTCATGGGGTAAACGCGAACCCGGATGGAACAACCTGAAAGGACTGTGGGGAAAACGATCGGAGAAATGGAACAAACTATCATCGTCTTGGGGCAAACGGGACAGCGGAAATAGCAATAGTTACTAA